In the genome of Pediococcus claussenii ATCC BAA-344, one region contains:
- a CDS encoding GatB/YqeY domain-containing protein has product MNINEQLQNDLKVAMKAHDKTSLNVIRMLKTDLTNEKLKLGHDLTEEEVLTVLSRAKKQRNDSITEFKKGNRDDLVDETKKEIVIVEKYLPSQLSEDELRPIVQKAIDQTGAKSVAEIGKVMGIVIPQTKGQASGGQINSIARELLQ; this is encoded by the coding sequence ATGAACATTAATGAACAACTTCAAAATGATTTAAAAGTAGCTATGAAAGCTCACGATAAAACTAGTTTAAATGTCATCCGTATGTTAAAAACGGATTTAACTAATGAAAAATTAAAATTGGGTCATGATTTAACAGAAGAAGAAGTTTTAACTGTTTTAAGTAGAGCTAAAAAACAGAGAAACGATTCGATTACTGAATTCAAAAAGGGCAATCGCGATGATTTAGTAGATGAAACAAAAAAAGAAATCGTAATAGTTGAAAAATATTTGCCAAGCCAACTTTCGGAAGATGAACTTCGCCCTATTGTTCAAAAAGCCATTGACCAAACTGGCGCAAAATCAGTAGCTGAGATTGGCAAAGTTATGGGAATTGTAATTCCCCAAACTAAAGGACAAGCATCCGGTGGGCAAATCAATAGTATTGCACGTGAACTATTACAATAA
- the rpsU gene encoding 30S ribosomal protein S21: protein MSKTVVRKNESLDDALRRFKRTVSKSGTLQEYRKREFYEKPSVKRKLKSEAARKRKNKRRF from the coding sequence ATGTCAAAAACAGTCGTTCGTAAAAACGAGTCACTTGATGACGCTCTTCGTCGCTTTAAACGTACGGTTTCAAAGTCAGGTACTTTGCAAGAATATCGTAAGCGTGAATTTTACGAAAAACCAAGTGTAAAACGCAAGTTGAAGTCCGAAGCAGCACGTAAGCGCAAGAACAAGCGTCGCTTCTAA
- a CDS encoding pyruvate, water dikinase regulatory protein has protein sequence MDQILVYIISDSVGDTADQVAKAAAAQFPDTDIKFTKYPFTQTESLLEGILRKAHKESAIVFSTFVNSKLNVFAKSICEENDLKYYDILTPAIKLFSEQTGLEPANKPGRRHSLNDNYFDKIAAMEFAVTYDDGKDPTGFLKADIVLLGVSRTSKTPLSLYLANKGYKVANLPLVPQASIPDEIWKVDKSKIFGLTTTPEVLNGIRRQRMISYGLNPDSTYSNSDSIKKELQFANDLFKKIGCFVINTSHKSIEETATIIMENIDNGNEK, from the coding sequence ATGGATCAAATTCTAGTGTATATAATTTCAGATTCAGTTGGTGATACCGCGGATCAGGTTGCAAAGGCCGCTGCTGCTCAATTTCCAGATACAGATATAAAATTTACTAAGTACCCCTTTACGCAAACTGAATCGCTCCTTGAAGGAATTCTACGCAAAGCACATAAAGAAAGTGCAATCGTTTTTTCAACATTTGTTAATAGCAAATTAAATGTTTTTGCTAAATCAATTTGTGAAGAAAATGATTTAAAATATTACGATATTTTGACCCCAGCAATTAAGTTATTTTCTGAGCAGACGGGTTTAGAGCCAGCAAATAAGCCTGGTCGACGCCACTCACTAAATGACAATTATTTTGATAAAATTGCAGCTATGGAATTTGCAGTAACATATGATGATGGTAAGGACCCAACAGGTTTCTTAAAAGCTGACATAGTACTACTTGGTGTCTCTCGTACATCCAAAACACCACTTTCATTGTATCTTGCAAATAAAGGATACAAAGTGGCCAATTTACCGCTTGTACCACAAGCTTCCATTCCTGACGAGATTTGGAAAGTAGATAAGAGTAAAATTTTTGGACTAACTACCACCCCAGAAGTATTAAATGGAATTCGCCGTCAACGAATGATTTCATATGGGCTTAATCCAGATTCAACTTATTCTAATTCTGACAGTATAAAAAAAGAATTGCAGTTTGCAAATGATTTATTCAAGAAAATTGGCTGCTTTGTTATCAATACTTCACATAAATCAATTGAGGAAACTGCGACAATTATTATGGAAAATATTGATAATGGCAATGAAAAATAA
- a CDS encoding deoxyribonuclease IV: MIIGSHVSMSGKSMFEGSIQTTINNGANALMVYTGAPQNARRKPIEQLRILEAKKLMLDNNIQDVVVHAPYIVNLANNQKAENYRFAIEFMAQEIERADALGAKQLVLHPGSHVGLGSKKGIDNIIYALNQILSSKQNVQIALETMSGKGTEVARSFEEIATIISGIKYSNLVSVCFDTCHVNDAGYDIKNNLNNVMGEFNHIIGKERIGVVHLNDSKNVLGSHKDRHENIGYGTLGFKALDRMAHQEFLKEIPIILETPWVQLSGEKVSPYKTEISMLKQRTFVDWK, from the coding sequence ATGATTATCGGATCACACGTCAGTATGAGCGGAAAATCAATGTTTGAAGGCTCTATTCAGACAACCATTAATAATGGTGCCAATGCTTTAATGGTTTATACTGGAGCACCACAGAATGCTCGCAGGAAGCCAATTGAACAGCTTAGAATTTTGGAAGCCAAAAAACTAATGCTGGATAATAATATTCAAGATGTAGTTGTTCATGCTCCATATATCGTGAATTTGGCTAATAATCAAAAAGCAGAAAATTATCGATTTGCAATTGAATTTATGGCGCAGGAAATTGAACGTGCAGATGCACTTGGTGCAAAACAACTTGTACTTCATCCGGGATCGCATGTTGGACTAGGAAGTAAAAAAGGAATAGATAATATTATCTATGCGTTAAATCAAATTCTAAGTAGCAAACAAAATGTTCAAATTGCGCTTGAGACAATGTCAGGGAAGGGTACTGAAGTTGCTCGTTCTTTTGAAGAAATTGCCACCATTATTTCAGGTATTAAATATTCAAATTTAGTTTCGGTTTGTTTTGACACTTGTCACGTTAACGACGCTGGATATGATATAAAAAACAATCTTAATAATGTTATGGGGGAATTTAACCATATTATTGGTAAAGAAAGAATTGGCGTTGTCCACTTGAACGACTCTAAAAATGTTTTAGGCAGTCATAAAGACCGTCATGAGAATATTGGTTACGGAACACTTGGTTTTAAAGCACTAGATAGAATGGCTCATCAAGAATTCTTAAAAGAAATTCCCATCATTTTAGAAACTCCATGGGTTCAATTGTCTGGAGAAAAAGTTTCACCATACAAAACAGAAATTTCAATGTTAAAACAACGAACATTTGTTGATTGGAAGTGA
- a CDS encoding CDP-glycerol--poly(glycerophosphate) glycerophosphotransferase, translating into MKFLYSVLFRIISLFPIKHNNRYKVTFFLSFSGNFDLVQRAIKRFGMENVQVLFTNEVTDLSLISRKERFNNFNIIKIISAIHSGKVVIFDNYFPFLESVGKKKSQKFIQIWHANGAVKSFGWEDPNTFRRSSLDKRRFQRVYDSFDYILVGSNAMASVFKNSWHIPNQKIVKIGYPRSDRFYNSDWQESVIKKIQRIQPTLLEKPLIFYAPTYRKDLNFVLPTDWDSFVVPPDMNLAIRLHPHLKSMEKDIINKTLGTINVDSRISTDELLFISKVLITDYSSVLFDFAINASNKAAYLFTYDLDSYKENVGVQSIFFNQYSNILTKKSADLAQLILKNDSTNFLKSVNDKWNTFNDGHATERLLNLIDRINTMS; encoded by the coding sequence ATGAAATTCTTATACTCGGTTTTATTTCGCATTATTAGTTTGTTTCCAATTAAACATAACAATAGGTATAAGGTGACTTTTTTTCTTTCATTTTCAGGTAACTTTGATCTCGTTCAACGGGCAATAAAACGCTTTGGTATGGAAAACGTACAAGTGTTATTTACAAATGAGGTTACGGATCTTAGTTTAATTTCCAGAAAAGAACGTTTTAATAACTTTAATATTATAAAGATCATTTCTGCAATACACAGCGGAAAGGTTGTAATTTTTGACAATTATTTTCCCTTTCTGGAAAGTGTAGGAAAAAAGAAATCGCAAAAGTTCATTCAAATTTGGCACGCTAATGGTGCCGTAAAATCGTTCGGCTGGGAGGATCCAAACACTTTCCGCAGGTCTAGTTTGGACAAAAGAAGGTTCCAACGTGTTTATGATAGTTTTGATTATATTTTGGTAGGATCCAATGCAATGGCAAGTGTTTTTAAAAATAGCTGGCATATACCGAATCAGAAAATAGTTAAAATAGGATATCCTCGTTCTGATCGCTTTTACAACTCGGATTGGCAAGAAAGTGTTATTAAGAAAATTCAACGAATTCAACCTACTTTACTCGAAAAGCCGTTGATTTTTTATGCCCCCACCTATAGAAAAGATCTGAACTTTGTTTTACCAACTGATTGGGATTCTTTTGTTGTCCCGCCAGATATGAATTTGGCAATTCGCTTACACCCACATTTAAAATCAATGGAAAAAGATATTATCAACAAAACTTTAGGTACGATTAATGTTGATTCACGAATTTCAACGGATGAACTGTTATTTATTTCAAAAGTCTTGATAACAGATTATTCTTCAGTTCTTTTTGATTTTGCTATTAACGCTTCAAATAAAGCAGCTTATTTATTCACATATGATTTAGATAGTTACAAGGAAAACGTTGGTGTTCAATCAATCTTTTTTAACCAATATAGTAATATATTAACTAAAAAAAGTGCTGACCTGGCCCAGTTAATTCTGAAAAATGATTCCACAAACTTTTTGAAATCTGTCAATGATAAATGGAATACTTTTAATGATGGACATGCAACCGAGCGTTTATTAAATTTAATTGACCGAATAAATACTATGTCTTAG
- a CDS encoding YitT family protein: MAKRHQYAARASSAFMYAILVSIAMNFFWTPGKIYASGITGLAQVVTTVFGRYVHISLSVAVMLFVLNIPLFLLAWKGIGHRFTVFTILSVGLASIMIKVLHPITLTTDPIICAIFGGAVNGYGTGFALKNGISTGGLDILGITILRKTGRSIGSINIAFNVFIVVAAGFLYGWPYAFYSTIGLIVNARVMDMTYTRQQKMQVLIITDRPKSVIDSVQNNIRRGITILHGAEGAYNHNEKTILFTVISRYEMSELENAMKVADPNAFVSITDTIKILGHFYEPKL, encoded by the coding sequence ATGGCCAAGAGGCATCAATATGCGGCAAGAGCTTCGAGTGCTTTTATGTACGCCATTTTAGTTTCCATCGCCATGAACTTTTTTTGGACACCTGGGAAAATCTATGCATCAGGAATAACGGGTCTTGCCCAAGTTGTCACAACTGTTTTTGGAAGATATGTACATATTAGTTTATCCGTAGCCGTTATGTTGTTTGTCTTAAATATTCCACTATTTTTACTTGCTTGGAAGGGAATCGGACATCGCTTTACCGTTTTTACAATTCTGTCAGTCGGCTTAGCTAGTATAATGATTAAGGTTCTTCATCCAATCACATTAACTACGGATCCAATTATTTGTGCTATTTTTGGTGGTGCAGTCAATGGCTATGGAACTGGGTTCGCTTTAAAAAATGGAATTTCAACTGGTGGACTCGACATTTTGGGTATTACAATTTTGCGTAAAACGGGGCGTAGCATAGGTTCAATCAATATTGCTTTTAATGTATTCATTGTAGTAGCTGCCGGATTTCTATATGGTTGGCCATATGCATTTTATTCAACAATTGGATTAATTGTGAATGCTCGTGTTATGGATATGACATATACGAGACAACAAAAAATGCAGGTTCTTATTATTACAGATCGTCCCAAAAGTGTAATTGACAGTGTACAAAATAATATAAGACGTGGTATTACAATTTTGCATGGTGCCGAGGGGGCATATAATCATAACGAGAAGACTATTCTTTTCACGGTTATTTCTCGTTATGAAATGTCTGAACTTGAAAATGCCATGAAAGTTGCTGATCCAAATGCTTTTGTAAGCATTACGGATACAATTAAGATTTTGGGGCATTTTTACGAGCCAAAACTGTAA
- the aspS gene encoding aspartate--tRNA ligase, with amino-acid sequence MKRTTYAGLVDDQFVGQNVSLKGWVQKRRDLGQLIFIDLRDREGLVQLVFSKEFSEDALKIADQLRNEFVIEITGDVKKRQDKDINPNMKTGTVEVEVHEARILNTAKTPPFDIEDNVNASDELRMKYRYLDLRRPEMLRGLKVRNRITQAVHSYLDENGFLDVETPNLTKSTPEGARDYLVPSRVYPGHFYALPQSPQLFKQLLMGAGIDRYYQIARCFRDEDLRGDRQPEFTQIDLETSFLSAEEIQDITEGLIARVMKDTLDIDVKLPFDRISWNESMSRFGTDQPDVRFSMELKDLTETVRDSEFKVFSGAVERGGQVKAIAVPGGADAFSRKDIDKLGKYVERFGAKGLAWVKVTDDGFSGPIAKFFDVNRTKAVIAATNANVGDLLLFAADRKKIVADTLSYLRVELAKQLNLIDEDKFAFLWVVDWPLFDYDEGDQKWVAAHHPFTMPNEEDVHYLDEGEDPHKAHAQSYDIILNGLELGGGSIRIHTRELQEKMLKALDFTPESAKEQFGFLLDALDFGFPPHGGLAIGLDRFARLLAKRDNIRDVIAFPKNSKAAEPMTDAPSIVSDQQLDELSLKVTKTSFNDEDNK; translated from the coding sequence ATGAAAAGAACAACATATGCTGGATTAGTTGATGATCAATTCGTCGGTCAAAACGTTTCATTAAAGGGCTGGGTTCAGAAACGACGTGACCTTGGTCAATTAATTTTTATTGATTTACGTGATCGTGAAGGGCTAGTTCAATTAGTCTTTAGTAAAGAATTTTCTGAAGATGCGCTCAAAATTGCAGATCAGCTTCGAAACGAATTTGTGATTGAAATTACTGGTGATGTGAAGAAGAGACAAGATAAAGATATTAATCCCAACATGAAGACTGGTACTGTTGAGGTTGAAGTCCACGAGGCTCGCATTTTAAATACGGCTAAGACACCACCATTTGATATTGAAGACAATGTAAATGCTTCGGATGAGTTAAGAATGAAATATCGCTATCTTGATTTACGTCGTCCTGAAATGCTTCGTGGTTTAAAAGTGCGTAACCGAATTACGCAGGCGGTTCATAGTTATTTAGACGAAAACGGCTTTTTAGATGTCGAAACACCTAATCTAACAAAATCCACCCCCGAAGGAGCTCGTGACTATTTGGTACCTTCACGCGTATATCCAGGGCATTTTTATGCCCTCCCTCAATCGCCACAGTTATTTAAGCAATTGTTAATGGGTGCTGGAATTGATCGTTATTATCAAATTGCACGCTGTTTCCGTGACGAGGACTTGCGCGGCGATCGTCAACCAGAATTTACACAGATAGACTTAGAAACTAGTTTTTTGAGCGCTGAAGAGATTCAGGATATTACTGAAGGACTTATTGCGCGAGTCATGAAAGACACACTTGATATTGATGTTAAGTTACCATTTGATCGAATTTCGTGGAATGAATCAATGTCTCGTTTTGGAACCGATCAACCCGATGTTAGATTTAGCATGGAATTAAAAGATCTGACTGAAACGGTGCGTGATTCTGAATTTAAAGTATTCAGTGGTGCGGTTGAACGGGGTGGCCAAGTGAAGGCAATTGCTGTTCCTGGCGGTGCTGATGCATTTTCTAGAAAAGATATTGATAAGTTGGGCAAATACGTAGAACGCTTTGGTGCCAAGGGGTTAGCTTGGGTCAAAGTAACTGATGACGGTTTTAGTGGTCCAATTGCTAAATTTTTTGATGTAAACCGTACTAAAGCTGTGATTGCGGCAACCAATGCAAATGTCGGAGATTTATTGCTGTTTGCAGCTGATCGTAAAAAGATAGTTGCTGATACTTTAAGTTATTTACGTGTCGAATTGGCAAAACAGTTAAATCTAATTGATGAAGACAAATTTGCTTTCTTATGGGTCGTTGATTGGCCACTTTTTGATTATGATGAAGGTGATCAAAAATGGGTGGCTGCACATCATCCATTCACTATGCCAAATGAAGAGGATGTGCACTATTTAGATGAAGGAGAAGATCCACATAAAGCTCATGCTCAAAGTTACGATATTATTTTAAATGGACTTGAATTGGGTGGAGGATCAATCCGTATTCATACTCGAGAATTGCAGGAAAAAATGCTAAAGGCGCTAGATTTTACTCCAGAAAGTGCAAAAGAACAATTTGGCTTCCTACTTGATGCTTTAGACTTTGGCTTTCCACCTCATGGCGGCTTAGCAATTGGTTTGGATCGTTTTGCTAGATTATTAGCAAAACGTGATAATATTAGGGACGTGATCGCCTTTCCAAAGAATTCAAAGGCAGCAGAGCCAATGACTGATGCACCATCAATTGTTTCTGATCAACAGTTAGATGAACTTTCCTTAAAGGTTACAAAAACTTCTTTCAATGATGAAGACAATAAATAA
- the hisS gene encoding histidine--tRNA ligase gives MKYQKPKGTADIIPPFSKEWQFVEQAARDTFNLYNYSEIRTPIFESFDIFSRSAGDTSDIVTKEMYDFEDKGGRHIALRPEGTAGVVRAFVENKLYGPEHQKPVKVYYMGPMFRYERPQSGRLREFHQIGVEAFGSASPRMDVETIAMAIDLLKKVDVTKVKVVINSLGDAQSRSDYREALINYLEPHFGELSRDSQERLHKNPLRVLDSKDKNDQEIVKNAPSILEYLTEDAQQHFATVKSALGDLGIDYVIDSNMVRGLDYYNHTIFEIMVNNSSLGHGDVTICAGGRYNGLVEELGGPECPGVGFGLGVERLLLLLGEDAKQEIQKSDLDVYVVGIGDDARSYTQKLVQLFRENGVKADQDYLERKPKGQFKSADKLKAKFVATIGDEEISNNSFKLKNMLTGVEEDINNSDFESKIKEILG, from the coding sequence ATGAAATATCAAAAACCAAAGGGAACGGCGGATATAATACCTCCGTTTAGTAAAGAATGGCAGTTTGTTGAACAAGCAGCTAGAGATACTTTTAATCTATACAATTATTCAGAAATTCGCACTCCAATTTTTGAAAGCTTTGACATTTTCTCACGAAGTGCAGGAGATACCTCTGATATCGTGACAAAAGAGATGTATGATTTTGAGGATAAGGGTGGTCGCCACATTGCCCTTAGGCCGGAAGGAACAGCAGGGGTTGTACGAGCATTCGTTGAAAACAAGCTTTATGGTCCAGAACATCAAAAGCCAGTAAAAGTATATTATATGGGCCCAATGTTCCGTTACGAGCGACCACAGTCTGGTCGTTTGCGGGAATTTCATCAGATTGGTGTTGAGGCGTTTGGTAGTGCAAGCCCCCGTATGGATGTTGAAACTATTGCAATGGCAATTGACCTTTTAAAGAAAGTTGACGTCACTAAGGTCAAAGTTGTTATTAATTCATTAGGAGATGCTCAATCTCGTTCGGATTACAGGGAAGCACTGATTAACTATCTGGAACCACATTTCGGAGAGTTAAGCAGAGACTCTCAAGAACGGTTGCACAAGAATCCATTACGTGTACTCGATAGTAAAGATAAAAATGATCAAGAAATTGTTAAAAATGCGCCATCAATTTTAGAATATCTTACTGAGGATGCACAGCAACATTTTGCAACTGTTAAATCAGCCTTGGGTGACCTTGGCATTGATTATGTGATCGATTCTAATATGGTAAGAGGCCTTGATTACTATAACCACACTATTTTTGAAATAATGGTAAATAATTCTTCATTAGGTCATGGAGATGTCACTATTTGCGCTGGTGGTAGATACAATGGACTTGTCGAGGAACTTGGTGGCCCTGAATGTCCGGGTGTTGGTTTTGGACTTGGCGTTGAGCGTCTATTATTACTACTTGGTGAAGACGCAAAGCAAGAGATTCAAAAATCAGACTTAGATGTCTACGTGGTAGGAATTGGTGACGACGCCCGTTCTTATACACAAAAACTAGTTCAACTATTCCGCGAAAATGGTGTAAAAGCTGATCAAGATTATCTTGAACGCAAACCCAAGGGACAATTCAAGAGTGCCGACAAACTCAAAGCAAAATTTGTAGCAACCATTGGTGATGAAGAAATATCCAATAATAGCTTTAAATTAAAGAACATGCTTACTGGGGTTGAAGAAGACATCAATAATAGTGATTTTGAATCAAAAATAAAAGAAATTTTGGGGTAA
- a CDS encoding N-acetylmuramoyl-L-alanine amidase — MDYKKILAYAQRNVLQILIGLVAVAFFIILIPSFFRASQVTVGLNDVIIRDSPSRKSAKIGTLKQGQRVSLVRKDDVTDWDKIRFSDTKTGWIPSWLTNTQFKKGQQAIPLSEATIVIDPGHGGTDSGALGINPKHEEKKYTLRTSKEIYKKLSATGARVVLTRTTDTFVSLAARPKLANKLDADAFISIHYDSSGDDNMGTGDTTYYYHQGPSVQLGKDINSELTTKIPLYNRGVRYANYQVLRDNKRPAILVEGGYINSRNDFKEISSSDYPSRVASAVTAGLAKFIK; from the coding sequence ATGGATTATAAAAAAATATTAGCATATGCACAACGTAATGTATTACAAATTTTAATTGGATTAGTTGCAGTCGCGTTTTTCATCATTCTTATTCCGTCATTTTTTAGAGCAAGCCAAGTTACGGTTGGGCTTAATGATGTAATAATTCGAGACTCCCCATCCAGAAAATCAGCCAAAATAGGAACCCTAAAACAAGGGCAACGCGTTTCCCTTGTTCGGAAGGATGATGTTACTGACTGGGACAAAATTCGTTTTAGTGATACTAAAACTGGCTGGATTCCCTCCTGGTTAACTAATACACAGTTTAAAAAAGGGCAACAAGCGATACCTCTTTCAGAAGCAACAATTGTGATTGATCCGGGTCATGGTGGTACTGATTCAGGTGCACTTGGTATTAATCCTAAGCATGAGGAAAAGAAATATACACTACGAACTTCAAAAGAAATTTATAAAAAATTATCTGCAACAGGTGCCAGAGTCGTCTTAACTAGGACAACTGACACGTTCGTAAGCTTAGCTGCCCGACCAAAGTTGGCAAATAAATTGGATGCTGACGCATTTATCAGCATTCATTATGATTCGTCAGGGGACGATAATATGGGAACGGGTGATACTACATATTATTACCACCAAGGGCCATCCGTCCAACTTGGTAAAGACATTAACTCAGAATTAACTACAAAGATCCCTCTCTACAATCGAGGAGTACGGTATGCTAATTACCAAGTTTTACGTGATAATAAACGACCAGCTATTCTTGTGGAAGGTGGCTACATTAATAGCCGAAATGATTTCAAAGAAATATCAAGCAGTGATTACCCCAGTCGAGTTGCATCGGCCGTTACAGCTGGTTTAGCGAAGTTCATTAAATAA
- a CDS encoding HAD hydrolase-like protein: MEIFYDFDGTLFDTYPAMVRAFNSLGKFYGKTVDSREVYLKMRRHSFGFTLNEFAQENDLDANLAEKKFREYERTELQSAKPFPNVVDLLKQNIAKGGENFLLTHRNEEVNQLLEKEGMLSLFTGFVNGSMTFPRKPDPASLNFLINKFKVNKKAAWMIGDRNLDIDAAHNAEIKGILFDYDNIIDPTSNPEYRVDTFSEIIDLFNELR, translated from the coding sequence ATGGAAATTTTTTACGATTTTGATGGAACATTATTTGATACTTATCCAGCAATGGTTAGGGCATTTAACTCACTAGGAAAGTTTTATGGGAAAACGGTCGATTCACGTGAGGTTTACTTAAAGATGCGTCGTCATTCTTTTGGTTTTACTTTAAATGAGTTTGCGCAAGAAAATGATTTAGATGCGAATTTGGCTGAAAAAAAATTTCGCGAATACGAGCGAACAGAATTACAATCAGCAAAACCTTTTCCGAATGTAGTTGATTTATTAAAACAAAATATTGCAAAGGGTGGAGAAAATTTTCTACTAACTCACAGAAATGAAGAGGTAAATCAGTTACTCGAAAAAGAGGGGATGCTAAGTTTGTTCACTGGATTTGTGAATGGATCAATGACCTTTCCCAGGAAGCCTGATCCGGCTTCCTTAAACTTCTTAATCAATAAGTTTAAGGTAAATAAAAAAGCAGCATGGATGATTGGAGACCGAAATCTCGACATAGATGCCGCCCATAATGCTGAAATAAAGGGTATACTATTTGATTATGATAATATTATTGATCCTACAAGTAATCCAGAATACAGGGTCGATACTTTTTCAGAAATCATCGATTTATTTAATGAACTTCGCTAA
- the dtd gene encoding D-aminoacyl-tRNA deacylase: MKIIIQRTKSASVSIENRTIGTIHEGLVLLVAFNDDDTEEDLKYAVNKIINMRIFADQNDRMNRSLIDIRGQILSISQFTLYASTKKGNRPSFTEAGNPQTAKQWYDTFNDMLREREIIVQTGEFGADMQVQLINDGPVTIILDTQNK; this comes from the coding sequence ATGAAGATTATTATTCAAAGGACCAAAAGTGCCAGTGTCTCTATTGAAAATAGAACTATTGGTACGATACATGAAGGATTAGTACTGTTAGTCGCCTTTAACGATGATGACACTGAGGAAGATTTAAAATATGCTGTCAATAAAATTATTAATATGCGTATTTTTGCAGATCAGAATGACCGAATGAATCGATCCTTGATAGACATCAGGGGTCAAATCTTATCAATTTCGCAGTTTACCTTGTATGCATCAACTAAAAAAGGCAACCGACCTAGTTTTACAGAAGCTGGTAATCCACAAACTGCAAAACAATGGTACGATACATTTAATGACATGTTGAGAGAGCGTGAAATTATTGTTCAAACGGGAGAATTTGGTGCTGATATGCAAGTTCAGTTGATAAACGATGGACCAGTTACAATTATCTTAGATACACAGAACAAATAA